In Stenotrophomonas sp. 610A2, one DNA window encodes the following:
- a CDS encoding helix-turn-helix transcriptional regulator: protein MNYREPCHSSNDCDSAPTAKSELWAAVPAIRDTGPLRLATTSLASSQRYAEANHAFDADSFLRMKVVIELSGLSRSTIYSFIKDGKFPAQCKIGERAVGWRASEIFEWISTRARGV, encoded by the coding sequence ATGAACTACCGTGAACCCTGCCATTCATCGAACGACTGCGATTCGGCTCCGACCGCCAAGTCCGAGCTGTGGGCTGCCGTCCCAGCTATCCGTGACACCGGCCCCCTGCGTCTGGCCACGACGTCGCTGGCAAGCAGTCAGCGATATGCCGAGGCGAACCATGCGTTTGATGCTGACTCCTTCCTGCGCATGAAAGTCGTGATTGAGCTGAGCGGCTTGAGCCGCTCCACGATCTACAGTTTCATCAAGGACGGCAAGTTCCCCGCGCAGTGCAAGATTGGTGAGCGTGCAGTCGGCTGGCGTGCAAGCGAAATCTTCGAATGGATCTCCACGCGCGCACGTGGCGTGTAG
- a CDS encoding DUF3987 domain-containing protein: MPTMLPYPNTSTHCPIDALPDLLYDAAFAVHAMDDEIPAPILLLEAVAASAAAVHLSYDVRGLDERTMPTTINTLLLAPSGHGKGSSYQAFFMPFMQFEGHSDLDPMQQDVTYRALMETLNGRLRGTNIQHEDGVDFLQSDLFKKHLGKLTQLYSGIIQLSHKVHRTELIAMYARCSLGFRSQQDIFYPTLRKPLDVSYAQGLWPRTIAVQWLPGDGIWRPAYLPTSEDGLIRLRGRIVELLERAAELSTDTNGARQCIQLDRRADAFMRELKYRLKDWREHDYQDVREAASRAWENTLRLAAVFHVICNQDGDISLDFAQRAWEIVQWSLTQHRIILTEIRYVPTKTQIVQTKLLLKKTKVPRPAQNARELIQCLEHLCRSRCISWVNRDEVEFLANLTPKQVPAAWKWLTVEGAVEFRGSGGRTLVRKLWTSNSGAL, from the coding sequence ATGCCCACCATGCTGCCCTACCCGAATACCTCAACCCACTGCCCCATTGATGCACTGCCGGATCTGCTTTACGACGCAGCCTTTGCAGTGCACGCAATGGATGACGAAATTCCCGCCCCGATTCTCTTGCTTGAAGCAGTTGCAGCCAGCGCTGCGGCGGTACACCTGAGCTACGACGTGCGTGGCTTAGACGAAAGAACCATGCCGACGACCATCAATACATTGCTACTGGCCCCGAGCGGCCATGGCAAGGGCTCGTCGTATCAGGCCTTTTTTATGCCCTTTATGCAGTTTGAAGGGCATTCTGACCTTGACCCTATGCAGCAGGACGTGACGTACCGAGCACTGATGGAAACGCTCAACGGCCGTCTCCGAGGCACCAACATCCAACATGAAGACGGAGTCGACTTCCTGCAGAGCGACCTGTTCAAGAAGCACCTCGGGAAACTGACGCAGCTGTACAGCGGAATCATTCAGCTTAGCCACAAAGTGCACCGAACTGAGTTGATTGCCATGTACGCACGTTGCTCTCTTGGATTTCGTTCACAGCAGGACATCTTCTACCCAACCCTTAGGAAGCCCTTGGACGTCAGCTACGCTCAGGGACTCTGGCCGCGAACGATTGCTGTTCAGTGGCTTCCCGGAGACGGCATCTGGAGGCCTGCATATCTCCCAACTTCGGAGGACGGCCTGATCCGCCTCCGTGGCCGAATCGTGGAACTTCTGGAGCGCGCAGCTGAGCTAAGCACTGACACCAACGGCGCTCGACAGTGCATACAGTTGGACCGCCGGGCCGACGCCTTTATGAGAGAGCTCAAGTACCGCCTGAAGGACTGGAGGGAACATGACTACCAGGATGTCCGCGAGGCGGCGTCCCGAGCTTGGGAAAACACTCTGCGGCTTGCCGCTGTGTTTCATGTCATCTGCAACCAAGATGGGGATATCAGCTTGGATTTCGCACAACGCGCCTGGGAGATAGTGCAATGGTCCCTGACTCAGCATCGCATTATCTTGACCGAGATCAGATACGTTCCAACGAAAACCCAAATCGTTCAGACGAAGCTCCTGCTGAAGAAGACTAAGGTACCGCGCCCCGCGCAGAACGCACGTGAACTGATCCAATGCTTGGAGCATCTCTGCCGCAGCCGCTGCATCTCTTGGGTCAACAGAGATGAGGTCGAGTTTCTCGCCAACTTGACCCCAAAGCAGGTCCCAGCGGCATGGAAATGGCTGACGGTTGAGGGGGCAGTCGAGTTCCGTGGTAGTGGCGGCCGGACACTTGTTCGCAAGTTATGGACTTCCAATTCTGGAGCGCTCTGA
- a CDS encoding MobA/MobL family protein has translation MKIFHLQLKTGAKGKAVGHSDYIRREGRYRSREDLIDVGCGNLPSWAEGNARAFWAAADAHERMNGVAYREFIIALPNELVGSGSRDLVQDLICYLAGTKPYQFAVHAPEASLEGGINLHLHLMISDRMPDGIDRPASQMFRRYNPDRPEAGGRRKDACGRTNVQVSESVIESRYMVAKIINEHLERNGIAERVDHRTLKEQGIERQAERHLGAFRIQGMSGDERLAYVIARQVMRGRGEL, from the coding sequence ATGAAGATCTTCCATTTACAGCTAAAGACTGGCGCCAAGGGTAAAGCCGTAGGGCATAGTGACTACATACGCCGCGAAGGAAGGTATCGGTCACGGGAAGACTTGATCGACGTTGGGTGCGGGAACCTACCTTCTTGGGCAGAGGGTAATGCTCGAGCGTTCTGGGCCGCAGCGGATGCACACGAGCGCATGAATGGTGTCGCGTACAGGGAGTTCATCATTGCGCTCCCAAATGAGCTTGTCGGCAGCGGGTCGAGGGACCTAGTGCAGGATCTCATTTGTTACCTGGCAGGTACGAAGCCCTATCAGTTCGCGGTCCATGCACCCGAGGCATCCCTCGAAGGGGGGATCAACTTGCACCTGCACTTGATGATTTCAGATCGCATGCCGGATGGGATCGATCGACCGGCGTCGCAGATGTTCCGCAGGTACAACCCTGACAGACCCGAAGCGGGCGGACGCAGGAAGGATGCGTGCGGAAGAACCAACGTGCAGGTCAGTGAGAGCGTGATTGAAAGCCGTTACATGGTTGCGAAGATCATCAACGAGCACTTGGAACGCAATGGCATTGCGGAGCGTGTTGATCACCGGACACTGAAAGAGCAGGGCATCGAACGTCAGGCTGAGCGTCACTTGGGAGCATTCCGGATTCAGGGGATGTCCGGCGACGAGCGGCTAGCCTACGTGATCGCCAGGCAAGTCATGCGCGGGCGAGGCGAGCTTTGA
- a CDS encoding toxin-antitoxin system YwqK family antitoxin — MKRINYVAAMLAALLLGGCSKPVLDWRNAELSNGKIYEAGSNEPFDGRVTGVPHKQLEPLLGSLRTILQNLNTNQATSMTALLGNLNYVCDVDVEEGLVGGKYTCRYPQSQVVAYEGKRTDGGLDGETVFHTKTGSPGVILTMQNGRVEGPIKIYFAEKPGQLSYQATAVNNGLEGEAISYYLNGQVKVKANFKGSVPVGLWEAYWEENGAVSERGLYEGGKLVSQTHYLQDGTEYLTEPEMWALHRSISESNDFTLTPKQEVLLTEAEKRYNAVRLLTPAQREAKYQAEQESIRADKIARGLDPDCWVCDGSDKRN; from the coding sequence ATGAAACGCATCAACTACGTTGCAGCCATGCTGGCTGCGCTTCTTCTTGGGGGTTGCAGCAAGCCAGTCCTGGACTGGCGCAACGCAGAGCTGAGTAACGGCAAAATCTACGAAGCCGGCTCCAATGAACCCTTTGATGGACGGGTTACCGGTGTGCCGCACAAGCAGCTCGAACCGCTCCTGGGCTCTCTAAGGACCATCCTTCAGAACCTGAACACCAATCAGGCCACCAGCATGACCGCACTGCTGGGTAACTTGAACTATGTCTGCGATGTGGATGTGGAAGAAGGATTGGTAGGCGGCAAGTACACCTGCCGCTATCCGCAGTCACAGGTTGTCGCCTACGAAGGTAAGCGGACCGACGGCGGTCTGGATGGGGAGACCGTGTTCCACACAAAAACGGGCAGTCCTGGCGTCATCCTGACGATGCAGAACGGGCGCGTGGAAGGGCCGATCAAGATCTACTTCGCCGAGAAGCCTGGACAACTCTCCTACCAGGCCACGGCTGTGAACAACGGTCTGGAAGGAGAAGCGATCAGCTACTACCTGAATGGTCAGGTCAAGGTAAAGGCCAACTTCAAAGGCAGCGTGCCTGTAGGGCTGTGGGAAGCCTACTGGGAGGAGAACGGAGCCGTCTCGGAGCGGGGCCTGTACGAGGGTGGAAAGCTGGTCTCACAGACCCACTATCTGCAAGACGGTACTGAATACCTGACGGAACCGGAGATGTGGGCGCTCCATCGTTCGATCTCGGAAAGTAATGATTTCACTCTGACGCCCAAGCAGGAAGTTCTGCTTACAGAGGCGGAGAAACGATACAACGCAGTACGCCTGCTGACGCCAGCCCAGCGCGAAGCGAAGTACCAGGCGGAGCAGGAGAGCATCCGGGCCGACAAGATCGCTCGCGGACTCGATCCGGACTGCTGGGTCTGTGACGGATCGGACAAAAGGAACTGA
- a CDS encoding J domain-containing protein, translating into MADENHYEVLGVRPEAPLWEIELAYKGRRSQYHPDRYEAGDEAAVAWATAKMQAVNRAYSVLKDPDQRERFDRTQASAKPADPGPRTERATAPEPPPLRSLREALEGLEFSNEPFERVFVAPHIPRKKLLGALDSYGERLRAQDVVVLIDDTVFGGASEGVLITETQIRRKAKFEQAEIRLLGCLTEITAQGAHIRIHGEPFITLSVPNADDLRRLFSAVSHYLQEAN; encoded by the coding sequence ATGGCGGATGAAAACCACTACGAAGTCCTCGGGGTCCGCCCCGAGGCGCCGCTCTGGGAAATTGAGCTGGCCTACAAAGGCCGACGGAGCCAGTACCACCCGGACCGATATGAGGCAGGGGACGAGGCCGCCGTCGCATGGGCGACGGCCAAGATGCAGGCGGTCAACAGGGCATATTCGGTCCTCAAGGACCCGGACCAACGCGAGCGCTTCGACCGTACGCAAGCGTCGGCGAAGCCGGCTGATCCAGGCCCCCGGACGGAGCGAGCCACGGCCCCAGAGCCTCCACCGCTCCGCTCACTCCGAGAAGCACTAGAAGGGCTGGAGTTCAGTAACGAGCCCTTCGAACGCGTGTTCGTGGCTCCGCACATCCCCAGGAAGAAGCTCCTGGGCGCTCTGGACAGCTACGGAGAGAGGCTGCGGGCCCAGGACGTTGTCGTGCTCATCGACGACACCGTGTTCGGCGGTGCCAGCGAGGGCGTACTGATTACCGAAACCCAGATTCGGCGCAAGGCCAAGTTCGAGCAGGCTGAGATCCGGTTACTGGGTTGTCTGACGGAGATCACCGCCCAGGGGGCGCACATCCGGATCCATGGCGAGCCCTTCATCACATTGAGTGTTCCCAACGCCGATGACCTGCGACGGCTGTTCAGCGCCGTCAGCCATTACTTGCAAGAAGCCAACTGA
- a CDS encoding helix-turn-helix domain-containing protein, with amino-acid sequence MAGPALEPRGVVAARLRQARLLRGLSQREVGVRMGLDKDTASARISRYESESMAISLESLFSLADALQVPAAYLLASSAAMADAILLIGDESEVQQARLAQALAALASLPAVRRKALLEEILGKPGI; translated from the coding sequence ATGGCCGGCCCTGCCCTCGAACCCCGGGGCGTAGTGGCTGCGCGCCTGCGCCAAGCCCGACTGCTTCGAGGGCTTAGCCAACGCGAAGTCGGAGTTCGAATGGGACTTGATAAGGACACTGCCTCGGCACGCATAAGCCGCTACGAGAGCGAGTCCATGGCCATAAGCTTGGAATCACTATTTTCGTTGGCTGACGCTCTTCAAGTGCCGGCCGCGTATTTGCTGGCGTCATCGGCAGCTATGGCAGACGCTATCCTTTTGATAGGTGATGAAAGCGAAGTACAGCAGGCTCGTCTCGCTCAGGCCTTGGCCGCTCTTGCTAGCCTTCCAGCAGTACGCCGGAAGGCACTACTCGAAGAGATCTTGGGTAAGCCGGGCATCTAG
- a CDS encoding JAB domain-containing protein — protein MNVSLQKQRLEELPRGLNERDSSVLAQALEILESRAMVSGLLLGDPDVAGRFFRLRLGNEIREHFEVAFLDARNRLIAVERLFSGSIDGAEIHPRIVVQRALALNAAAVLLAHNHPSGHCEPSAADRAITKRLKEVLAMVEVRVVDHLVVSASQGTSMAQLGQI, from the coding sequence ATGAATGTCTCGCTGCAGAAGCAACGCCTGGAAGAGCTACCTCGCGGTTTGAACGAACGTGACAGCTCCGTCCTCGCTCAAGCATTGGAAATTCTTGAGAGCAGAGCAATGGTCAGTGGCCTTCTATTGGGAGATCCCGATGTTGCCGGCAGGTTCTTCCGCCTGCGTCTTGGGAATGAGATCCGCGAGCACTTCGAGGTGGCGTTCCTCGATGCCCGCAACCGCCTGATCGCCGTAGAAAGGTTGTTCTCAGGCTCGATAGATGGTGCTGAGATCCATCCCCGGATTGTCGTCCAACGTGCCTTGGCCCTGAACGCAGCAGCGGTCCTACTGGCTCACAACCACCCTAGCGGGCATTGCGAGCCGTCAGCAGCGGATCGAGCCATCACCAAGCGGTTGAAGGAGGTCCTGGCGATGGTGGAAGTGAGGGTCGTCGATCACCTTGTGGTTTCGGCAAGCCAAGGTACCTCGATGGCTCAGCTCGGGCAGATATAA
- a CDS encoding DUF932 domain-containing protein, whose protein sequence is MHHVETMAYAGQVPWHGIGSQLDPGQSIEVWRERAGMNWSLEEAEVRFAADAEDQYPVRAFPGQKVLYRSDTKRPLAVVSKRYQVVQPQEILEFYRDLTRYSGFELETAGVLRGGRKFWALARTGQGVALKGQDQVNGYLLLATACDGTLATTAQFTSVRVVCNNTLQIAVGDRTGAIKVPHRSAFDADRVKSQLGIAVEGWHGFVERMRILCETPVNPDSVDGVLRNLLTYPAAQNGRAVVNEQAVAKVRALYDGQGRGASLKTSKGTAFGLLNSITEFVDHHRRAQSTENRLDAAWFGQGALVKQKAWKELLGEAA, encoded by the coding sequence ATGCATCACGTTGAAACCATGGCCTATGCAGGCCAAGTCCCATGGCATGGCATCGGAAGCCAGCTGGATCCAGGGCAGTCCATTGAAGTATGGCGCGAGCGCGCCGGCATGAACTGGTCCTTGGAGGAAGCCGAAGTGCGATTCGCCGCCGATGCTGAAGATCAGTATCCGGTTCGGGCATTCCCCGGGCAGAAGGTGCTTTATCGCTCTGACACCAAGCGACCGCTGGCCGTGGTGTCCAAGCGCTATCAAGTAGTCCAGCCGCAGGAGATTCTTGAGTTCTACCGCGACCTGACGCGGTACAGTGGTTTCGAGCTGGAAACGGCAGGCGTGCTTCGCGGCGGGCGGAAGTTCTGGGCGTTGGCCCGTACTGGGCAGGGTGTGGCCTTAAAGGGCCAAGATCAGGTAAATGGCTATCTTCTTCTGGCTACGGCCTGTGACGGAACGCTGGCTACCACCGCTCAGTTCACCTCAGTTCGCGTGGTGTGTAACAACACGCTGCAGATCGCTGTTGGGGATCGAACTGGAGCCATCAAGGTCCCGCACCGCAGTGCCTTCGATGCTGACAGGGTCAAAAGTCAGTTAGGTATTGCTGTTGAGGGTTGGCACGGCTTCGTGGAGCGGATGCGGATTCTCTGTGAGACACCTGTGAACCCTGATTCGGTTGATGGGGTGCTGCGGAATTTGCTCACGTATCCGGCTGCTCAGAATGGGAGGGCAGTCGTGAATGAGCAGGCTGTTGCCAAGGTACGGGCGCTGTATGACGGGCAGGGTAGGGGAGCTAGCTTGAAGACCAGCAAGGGCACGGCTTTTGGTTTGCTCAACAGCATTACCGAGTTCGTAGACCATCATCGGCGGGCGCAGAGTACGGAGAACCGCTTGGATGCTGCGTGGTTCGGCCAAGGGGCATTGGTAAAGCAGAAGGCTTGGAAGGAACTGCTAGGGGAAGCCGCATGA
- the chrA gene encoding chromate efflux transporter has translation MSALDPTTSDSAWRVFLVFLRLGLTSFGGPIAHLGYFRLEFVERRRWLTDRSYSDLAALCQLLPGPASSQVGMALGLRRAGWSGLLAAWAGFTLPSAVLMILFALGVAKYQGIVESGWLHGLKIVAVAVVAQAVWGMARSLCPDRLRAGMALFAAVLTLSIPSVVGQIVVIIFSGLLGRWMLKIEPASGQSDGGYPVSRRTGTVALVLLVLPLVLLPVWAVVSGSPLAVLLEGVYRAGALVFGGGHVVLPLLQTAVVQSGTVSTADLLAGYGAAQAVPGPLFSFAAYLGAMAEGPLGGWAGGLALLVVIFLPALLVLVGVLPFWESLRHRKDLQASIAGVNAGIVGILLAALYDPVWTSAIHDRWDIAMALVAFGLLVVARAPPVLVVLLAAMAGWAMTW, from the coding sequence ATGTCGGCGCTCGATCCCACAACAAGCGACAGCGCGTGGCGCGTCTTCCTGGTATTCCTGCGGCTGGGGCTGACGTCGTTCGGCGGTCCGATCGCCCATCTGGGCTACTTCCGCCTCGAGTTCGTCGAACGCCGCCGTTGGCTGACGGACCGTAGCTACTCTGATTTGGCGGCCCTGTGCCAGTTACTGCCAGGCCCGGCCAGCAGCCAGGTTGGGATGGCGTTGGGCTTGCGCCGCGCTGGCTGGTCTGGCCTGTTGGCTGCTTGGGCTGGCTTTACGCTGCCTTCGGCCGTGCTGATGATCCTGTTCGCTTTGGGGGTTGCCAAATACCAGGGCATCGTTGAATCCGGCTGGCTGCATGGCCTGAAGATCGTGGCAGTTGCTGTGGTGGCTCAAGCAGTATGGGGAATGGCCCGATCCCTGTGCCCGGACCGTCTGAGGGCAGGGATGGCGCTTTTTGCCGCTGTGTTGACTTTGTCCATACCCTCGGTCGTCGGCCAGATCGTGGTGATCATCTTCAGCGGACTGCTCGGTCGCTGGATGCTGAAGATCGAACCTGCTTCCGGCCAATCAGACGGCGGCTATCCCGTCTCGCGAAGAACCGGCACAGTGGCACTGGTGCTACTGGTGCTGCCGCTTGTTCTGCTGCCCGTGTGGGCGGTGGTTAGCGGCTCCCCCTTGGCCGTGCTGTTGGAGGGTGTGTACCGCGCTGGCGCCCTGGTCTTCGGCGGCGGCCATGTCGTGCTGCCGTTGCTGCAGACCGCGGTCGTCCAGAGCGGCACCGTGAGCACGGCGGATCTCCTCGCCGGGTACGGTGCGGCGCAGGCGGTGCCGGGCCCTCTCTTCTCCTTTGCAGCGTATCTGGGGGCTATGGCCGAGGGGCCGCTGGGTGGCTGGGCAGGCGGCCTTGCACTGCTGGTGGTCATTTTCCTGCCAGCCCTTCTTGTGCTCGTGGGGGTGCTGCCGTTCTGGGAGTCCCTGCGCCACCGCAAGGATCTCCAAGCTTCGATTGCAGGCGTCAATGCCGGGATAGTCGGCATCCTGCTGGCGGCGTTGTATGACCCGGTGTGGACGAGCGCGATCCATGACCGATGGGATATCGCGATGGCACTGGTCGCATTCGGGCTGCTGGTCGTTGCGCGTGCTCCGCCGGTCCTGGTCGTGTTACTGGCTGCCATGGCGGGTTGGGCGATGACGTGGTAA